TGAGCTGCTCCGCGCCTTCGGTATGCCGTTCGCTAACGCCAAGAAACAAAACAATGGCTAAGGAATCCATCAAAGCTCGGGAGCGGAAGCGCATCGCTCTGGTAGCCCGTTACGCCGAGAAGCGTAAAGCTCTGAAAGCTGCCGGTGACCTGGAAGGTCTGGACAAGCTGCCCCGCAACTCGTCGCCCGTGCGCCTGCACAACCGCGACATGATTGACGGCCGTCCGCGTGGCTACATGCGCAAGTTCGGCATCAGCCGCGTGCGTTTCCGCGAAATGGCACTGGCCGGCAAAATCCCGGGCGTGACCAAGTCCAGCTGGTAAGCAGAAAGTATTCCCGAGCAGCTCAGCTGCAACTGGGATAGAATTTGGCAGGTTGCCGAGAGAAACCATTGGCCGAGCCCGAAAGCCGAGCCAAGTAGTCTTAACCGAAAATTTCGTCGCCTCTTTCCGTGGCGGCGAAATTTTCATATCTTTGCGGCTCCCTAAAAACGGGCGCTTCATTTTCACATCCGAATGAACACAGATCCAATTGCCGACTACCTGACCCGGGTGCGTAATGCCATTAAGGCTAGCCACCG
This region of Hymenobacter sp. YIM 151500-1 genomic DNA includes:
- the rpsN gene encoding 30S ribosomal protein S14, with product MAKESIKARERKRIALVARYAEKRKALKAAGDLEGLDKLPRNSSPVRLHNRDMIDGRPRGYMRKFGISRVRFREMALAGKIPGVTKSSW